In one window of Carassius auratus strain Wakin chromosome 28, ASM336829v1, whole genome shotgun sequence DNA:
- the narfl gene encoding cytosolic Fe-S cluster assembly factor narfl: MASHFSGVLQLTDLDDFITPSQECVKPVKVEKKQGRSVAKIQIEDDGSYFQVHQDGQREKLEKAKITLNDCLACSGCITSAESVLITQQSHEELNRVLRQNRQVSSSEQKVVVVSVSPQSRASLAAHYALSSSEVARRLTSFLKNLGVHHVFDTSFSRSFSLLESQREFLERFRRREVDKKALPMLASACPGWICYAEKTHGDFILPYISTTRSPQQMMGSLVKGYFASQKGVPPQQIYHVTVMPCYDKKLEASRPDFYLSENETREVDCVITSGEVLKMLEEEKVSLRDVEVAPLDTMFSNICGEELLRHAGSGSGGYLHHIYKHAAQQLFGIEVDELTYKTMKNKDFQEVTLEKDGEVLLRFAAVYGFRNIQNLVQKLKRGKSPYHFVEVMACPSGCLNGGGQLKPSSGQTNKELLQQVEELYHGERASVPEQDSRVAELYQSWIESVGRERARQLLHTQYHAIEKNTSGLSIKW, translated from the exons ATGGCGTCCCATTTCAGTGGAGTGCTTCAGCTCACGGATCTGGATGATTTTATCACTCCGTCTCAG GAATGCGTGAAGCCTGTAAAAGTGGAAAAGAAGCAGGGCAGATCTGTGGCTAAAATCCAGATTGAAGATGATGGCAGTTACTTCCAGGTCCATCAG GATGGTCAAAGAGAAAAGTTGGAGAAAGCGAAGATAACTCTAAACGACTGTCTGGCCTGCAGTGGCTGCATCACGTCTGCGGAGAGCGTCCTGATCACCCAGCAGAGTCACGAGGAGCTGAACCGCGTGCTGCGTCAAAATAGG CAGGTCAGCAGTAGCGAGCAGAAGGTGGTGGTGGTGTCCGTGTCTCCTCAGTCCAGAGCCTCTCTAGCAGCACACTACGCTCTCAGCAGCAGCGAAGTGGCTCGTAGACTCACCAGCTTCCTGAAGAACTTGG GTGTCCATCACGTGTTTGACACCAGCTTCAGTCGCTCCTTCAGCCTGTTAGAAAGCCAGAGGGAGTTTCTAGAGCGATTCAGACGGAGGGAAGTAGACAAGAAGGCTCTACCGATGCTGGCGTCTGCCTGTCCAG GCTGGATTTGCTATGCTGAGAAGACTCACGGTGACTTCATCCTGCCGTACATCAGCACGACCCGCTCGCCGCAGCAGATGATGGGGTCTCTGGTCAAGGGCTATTTTGCCTCTCAGAAG GGCGTCCCACCACAGCAGATCTACCATGTGACCGTGATGCCCTGCTATGACAAGAAACTCGAGGCTTCCAGACCTGACTTCTACCTCAGCGAGAACGAGACCAGAGAGGTGGACTGCGTCATCACTTCAG GTGAAGTGCTGAAGATGCTGGAAGAGGAGAAAGTGTCCTTGAGGGACGTGGAAGTGGCACCTTTAGACACGAT GTTCAGTAACATATGTGGAGAGGAGCTGCTGCGTCACGCAGGAAGTGGATCGGGAGGATACCTTCATCACATCTACAAACATGCCGCCCAGCAGCTGTTCGGGATTGAAGTAGATGAACTCACTTACAAGACGATGAA gaacaaagacTTCCAGGAAGTCACCCTAGAGAAGGACGGTGAGGTTCTGCTGCGGTTCGCTGCCGTCTACGGCTTCAGGAACATCCAGAACCTGGTGCAGAAGCTGAAACGTGGAAAGTCGCCTTACCACTTTGTGGAAGTGATGGCATGTCCGTCAG GATGTCTGAACGGTGGCGGTCAGCTGAAGCCTTCATCAGGTCAAACTAACAAAGAGCTGCTGCAGCAGGTGGAGGAGCTGTACCACGGTGAACGTGCCTCGGTGCCAGAGCAGGACTCACGAGTGGCTGAACTCTACCAGAGCTGGATCGAGAGCGTGGGACGGGAGAGAGCCAGACAGCTGCTGCACACGCAGTACCACGCCATAGAGAAAAACACCAGTGGACTCAGTATAAAGTGGTGA
- the LOC113046652 gene encoding hydroxyacylglutathione hydrolase, mitochondrial-like isoform X2: MKVELLPALTDNYMYLLIDEDTKEAAIVDPVEPQKVVDAVKKHGVKLKTVLTTHHHWDHAGGNEKLVKLMPGLTVYGGDDRVGALTQKVTHYNTFKVGSLNVKCLSTPCHTRGHICYFVTKENSTEPPAVFTGDTLFVAGCGKFFEGTADEMYKNLIDVLGRLPPETRVYCGHEYTINNLKFARHVEPNNEAILKKLSWAKEKYDNGEPTIPSTVAEEFTFNPFMRVREKSVQEHAGTSDPIEAMGSIRKEKDAFKVPKN; this comes from the exons ATGAAGGTAGAACTGCTGCCCGCGCTCACCGACAACTACATGTACCTCCTCATCGATGAAGACACGAAGGAAGCAGCCATAGTCGATCCAGTGGAGCCTCAGAAA GTTGTAGATGCAGTCAAAAAGCATGGCGTGAAGCTCAAAACCGTCCTGACAACCCACCATCACTG GGATCATGCAGGAGGTAATGAGAAGCTGGTGAAGCTCATGCCGGGACTGACAGTGTACGGCGGAGATGACCGAGTGGGAGCTTTAACTCAGAAAGTCACTCACTACAACACTTTCAAA GTGGGCTCTCTGAATGTGAAGTGTCTGTCCACGCCGTGTCACACCAGAGGTCACATCTGCTATTTTGTAACTAAAGAAAACagcactgaacccccagctgTGTTTACAG GCGATACTCTGTTCGTGGCCGGCTGTGGGAAGTTTTTCGAGGGTACCGCTGATGAGATGTACAAAAACCTGATCGATGTTTTAGGCCGTCTTCCTCCAGAGACG CGTGTATACTGCGGTCACGAGTACACCATCAATAATCTGAAGTTTGCACGGCATGTTGAGCCAAATAACGAGGCCATCCTGAAAAAGTTATCATGGGCTAAG GAAAAATATGATAACGGAGAGCCAACCATTCCCTCTACGGTGGCGGAGGAGTTCACATTTAACCCCTTCATGAGAGTGAG AGAGAAGTCAGTACAAGAGCATGCTGGGACCAGTGACCCGATTGAAGCCATGGGAAGCATCCGTAAGGAGAAGGACGCCTTTAAAGTCCCGAAGAATTGA
- the LOC113046652 gene encoding hydroxyacylglutathione hydrolase, mitochondrial-like isoform X1 — translation MWFRSLAASACALGVLGAVTRKFVPTALFDSSLRKSSLVEQSDMKVELLPALTDNYMYLLIDEDTKEAAIVDPVEPQKVVDAVKKHGVKLKTVLTTHHHWDHAGGNEKLVKLMPGLTVYGGDDRVGALTQKVTHYNTFKVGSLNVKCLSTPCHTRGHICYFVTKENSTEPPAVFTGDTLFVAGCGKFFEGTADEMYKNLIDVLGRLPPETRVYCGHEYTINNLKFARHVEPNNEAILKKLSWAKEKYDNGEPTIPSTVAEEFTFNPFMRVREKSVQEHAGTSDPIEAMGSIRKEKDAFKVPKN, via the exons ATGTGGTTCAGGTCGCTGGCGGCGAGTGCCTGCGCTCTCGGTGTCCTCGGAGCTGTCACGCGCAAATTCG TTCCCACAGCCTTGTTTGACTCCTCTCTCAGGAAATCCTCTCTGGTGGAACAGAGCGACATGAAGGTAGAACTGCTGCCCGCGCTCACCGACAACTACATGTACCTCCTCATCGATGAAGACACGAAGGAAGCAGCCATAGTCGATCCAGTGGAGCCTCAGAAA GTTGTAGATGCAGTCAAAAAGCATGGCGTGAAGCTCAAAACCGTCCTGACAACCCACCATCACTG GGATCATGCAGGAGGTAATGAGAAGCTGGTGAAGCTCATGCCGGGACTGACAGTGTACGGCGGAGATGACCGAGTGGGAGCTTTAACTCAGAAAGTCACTCACTACAACACTTTCAAA GTGGGCTCTCTGAATGTGAAGTGTCTGTCCACGCCGTGTCACACCAGAGGTCACATCTGCTATTTTGTAACTAAAGAAAACagcactgaacccccagctgTGTTTACAG GCGATACTCTGTTCGTGGCCGGCTGTGGGAAGTTTTTCGAGGGTACCGCTGATGAGATGTACAAAAACCTGATCGATGTTTTAGGCCGTCTTCCTCCAGAGACG CGTGTATACTGCGGTCACGAGTACACCATCAATAATCTGAAGTTTGCACGGCATGTTGAGCCAAATAACGAGGCCATCCTGAAAAAGTTATCATGGGCTAAG GAAAAATATGATAACGGAGAGCCAACCATTCCCTCTACGGTGGCGGAGGAGTTCACATTTAACCCCTTCATGAGAGTGAG AGAGAAGTCAGTACAAGAGCATGCTGGGACCAGTGACCCGATTGAAGCCATGGGAAGCATCCGTAAGGAGAAGGACGCCTTTAAAGTCCCGAAGAATTGA
- the LOC113046653 gene encoding acylpyruvase FAHD1, mitochondrial-like — MVLVSKMSTRNIARFWEWGKKIICVGRNYKDHAIELKNAIPSEPVLFLKPPSAYVREGSPILLPFYTSSLHHEVELGVLIGQGGTAIPQSSAMDHVAGYVLCLDMTARDVQDECKSKGLPWTLAKAFNTSCPISDFIPKEKIPDPGNINLWLKVNHIVKQNGSTSQMIFSIPYLIKYISQIISLEEGDLILTGTPKGVSSVQEQDELQAGIDGIVTMTFKVDRKKKI, encoded by the coding sequence ATGGTGTTGGTCTCTAAAATGAGCACAAGGAATATCGCTCGCTTTTGGGAATggggaaagaaaataatatgCGTCGGGAGAAATTATAAAGATCACGCCATCGAACTCAAAAATGCGATTCCTAGCGAACCCGTGCTTTTCCTGAAGCCCCCGTCTGCTTACGTCAGGGAAGGGTCTCCTATCCTGCTTCCCTTCTACACCAGCAGCCTCCACCATGAAGTCGAACTGGGGGTGCTGATTGGTCAAGGAGGAACTGCCATTCCTCAGTCTTCAGCCATGGACCATGTGGCTGGATACGTGTTATGCCTGGACATGACAGCTCGGGACGTTCAGGACGAATGCAAGTCCAAAGGTCTTCCATGGACCCTGGCCAAAGCTTTTAACACCTCATGTCCCATCAGTGACTTCATTCCCAAGGAGAAGATCCCAGACCCGGGGAACATCAACCTGTGGTTGAAGGTGAATCATATTGTGAAACAGAATGGAAGCACATCCCAGATGATCTTTTCCATCCCGTATCTCATCAAGTACATCAGCCAGATCATATCTTTGGAGGAAGGTGATCTCATTCTCACTGGGACCCCTAAAGGAGTGTCAAGTGTCCAGGAACAAGATGAACTTCAAGCTGGGATTGATGGCATTGTGACTATGACGTTCAAAGTGGAtcgaaaaaaaaagatttaa